Proteins from a genomic interval of Lolium perenne isolate Kyuss_39 chromosome 1, Kyuss_2.0, whole genome shotgun sequence:
- the LOC127324822 gene encoding protein NRT1/ PTR FAMILY 5.2, which produces MENGDGEYAQDGSVDLRGNPVLRSKRGGWTACTFIVVYELFERLAYYGIASNLVMYMTRNLHQGTVEASNNVTNWSGTVFLTPLIGAVVADAYLGRYWTFVAGSAIYLMGMILLTLSVTVPALKPPPCDGTTCPRASALQLGVYFGGLYTIALGHGGTKPNISTIGADQFDDFDAVEKLQKLSFFNWWMFTIFVGILFSSTVLVYLQDNVSWSVGYGVPTLGLLASVVVFLAGTPLYRHKKPNGSPLTSIGKVVAAAVWKHSVKLPVDGKQLHELELEHYTSRKRFRMDATNSMRFLNKAAANVNAEKRLPPWTLCTVTQVEETKQIAKLMPLLVTMVVPCTLFAQAGTLFVKQGATLDRRLGGFLVPPASLGAVVVLAMLICLALYDRVFVPAARRRTRNPRGITLLQRIGAGLLLQAVTMAVTSVIESRRLRFARSHAPDAHGVVPLTIFVLLPQFLLMGASDALLLVGQMEFFYDQAPESMKSLGTALSLTAYGAGNILSSAVLSLVVRVTGKTGTPWVTNNLNASHLDYYYALLAVLAAANLSVFLALSGSYTYRAESRETIGVAMDVQGELVA; this is translated from the exons ATGGAGAACGGCGATGGAGAGTACGCGCAGGACGGCTCCGTGGATCTCCGCGGCAACCCCGTCCTCCGCTCCAAGCGCGGCGGTTGGACTGCCTGCACCTTCATCGTCG TGTACGAGCTGTTCGAGAGGTTGGCCTACTATGGGATCGCGTCGAACCTGGTGATGTACATGACCAGGAATCTGCACCAGGGCACTGTCGAGGCCTCCAACAACGTCACCAACTGGTCCGGCACCGTCTTCCTCACGCCGCTCATCGGCGCCGTCGTCGCCGATGCCTACCTCGGCCGCTACTGGACCTTCGTCGCCGGCTCAGCCATCTACCTCATG GGCATGATATTGCTGACGTTGTCAGTCACCGTGCCGGCACTGAAACCGCCGCCCTGCGACGGCACCACCTGCCCGCGCGCCTCCGCCCTGCAGCTGGGCGTCTACTTCGGCGGGCTGTACACCATCGCGCTTGGCCATGGCGGCACGAAGCCCAACATCTCCACCATCGGCGCCGACCAGTTCGACGACTTCGACGCGGTGGAGAAGCTGCAGAAGCTCTCGTTCTTCAACTGGTGGATGTTCACCATCTTCGTCGGCATCCTCTTCTCCTCCACCGTCCTCGTGTACCTCCAGGACAACGTGAGCTGGTCAGTCGGCTACGGCGTGCCCACGCTTGGTCTTCTGGCTTCCGTGGTCGTCTTCCTCGCCGGCACGCCGCTGTACCGCCACAAGAAGCCGAATGGTAGCCCGCTGACGAGCATCGGGAAGGTGGTCGCGGCGGCCGTGTGGAAGCACAGCGTCAAGCTACCCGTGGACGGCAAGCAGCTGCACGAGCTGGAGCTGGAGCACTACACGAGCAGGAAGAGGTTCCGCATGGACGCCACGAATTCCATGAGGTTCCTGAACAAGGCGGCCGCCAATGTTAACGCCGAGAAGCGGCTTCCACCCTGGACGCTGTGCACGGTGACGCAGGTGGAGGAGACGAAACAGATCGCCAAGCTTATGCCGCTGCTCGTCACCATGGTCGTACCCTGCACGCTGTTCGCGCAGGCGGGCACGCTGTTCGTGAAGCAGGGCGCGACGCTGGACCGGCGCCTCGGCGGGTTCCTGGTGCCCCCCGCGAGCCTCGGCGCGGTCGTCGTGCTAGCCATGCTCATCTGCCTCGCGCTCTATGACCGCGTATTCGTCCCTGCCGCACGGAGGCGCACAAGGAACCCGAGGGGGATCACGCTGCTGCAGCGGATCGGCGCCGGGCTGCTGCTCCAGGCGGTGACCATGGCGGTTACGTCGGTGATCGAGAGCCGGAGGCTGCGCTTCGCCAGGAGCCACGCCCCTGACGCCCACGGCGTTGTTCCCCTGACCATTTTCGTGCTGCTGCCGCAGTTCCTGCTGATGGGCGCCTCCGATGCGCTCCTGTTGGTGGGCCAGATGGAGTTCTTCTACGACCAGGCGCCGGAGAGCATGAAGAGCCTCGGCACGGCGCTGTCCCTGACGGCGTACGGCGCGGGCAACATCCTCAGCAGCGCCGTCCTCTCGCTCGTCGTGCGTGTGACCGGGAAGACGGGGACACCGTGGGTGACCAATAACCTCAACGCTTCGCACCTCGACTACTACTACGCGCTCCTCGCTGTGCTCGCCGCGGCCAACCTTTCGGTATTCCTTGCGCTCAGCGGAAGCTACACATACCGAGCGGAGTCGAGGGAGACGATCGGCGTCGCCATGGACGTGCAGGGCGAGCTAGTGGCATGA